One part of the Arabidopsis thaliana chromosome 1 sequence genome encodes these proteins:
- a CDS encoding arginine/glutamate-rich 1 protein produces MFRRKSRSISPRRHRSRSVTPKRRSPTPKRYKRQKSRSSTPSPAKRSPAATLESAKNRNGEKLKREEEERKRRQREAELKLIEEETVKRVEEAIRKKVEESLQSEKIKMEILTLLEEGRKRLNEEVAAQLEEEKEASLIEAKEKEGVMRCLSQEREQQEKEERERIAEENLKRVEEAQRKEAMERQRKEEERYRELEELQRQKEEAMRRKKAEEEEERLKQMKLLGKNKSRPKLSFALSSK; encoded by the exons ATGTTCAGGCGAAAAAGTCGTTCTATTTCTCCTAGGCGCCATCGAAGTCGATCTGTTACTCCTAAGAGACGTTCTCCAACCCCAAAACGttacaaaagacaaaagagtAGGAGTTCAACTCCATCTCCTGCAAAAAGATCTCCCGCCGCAACCCTTGAGTCAGCCAAAAATAGGAATGgagaaaaacttaaaagagaagaggaagaacgAAAAAG GCGACAGCGTGAAGCAGAACTGAAGCTAATAGAGGAAGAAACTGTGAAACGGGTTGAAGAAGCTATTCGAAAGAAGGTCGAAGAAAGCTTACAGTctgagaaaatcaaaatggaAATTCTAACGCTGTTGGAGGAAGGGCGAAAGAGACTTAATGAAGAAGTCGCGGCTCAACTtgaggaggagaaagaggcTTCTCTTATTGAggctaaagaaaaagag GGTGTTATGCGGTGTTTGTCACAGGAAAGAGAgcaacaagagaaagaagagagggagagaatAGCAGAGGAGAACCTAAAGAGAGTGGAAGAAGCTCAGAGAAAAGAAGCAATGGAGAGGCAAAGGAAAGAGGAGGAACGGTATCGAGAGCTAGAGGAGCTGCAACGacagaaagaagaagcgaTGCGAAGGAAGAAagctgaagaggaagaagaacgtCTCAAACAGATGAAACTGTTGGGTAAAAACAAATCACGGCCTAAATTATCCTTTGCCTTAAGCTCCAAGTAA